The Nocardia sp. NBC_00508 nucleotide sequence TCCGAATCTTGTTCGGCCGAGCTTGAATTGATGAGTCGAGGATTTGCCATCCCGAGGAAAGGGGCTCGTCATGGGCACCGTCGAAATCGCGATCACCATCGGCCGCATTCTGGATACTGTGCAGAAAGCGCTGATTCTGATGATTTTCTGATCGCGCCGCGGTGCTCGGGCGGACGGACGAGGGCTGCCCGGGCGCCGCAGGTCGATTACCTCGCGGGTAATCGACCTGATCGGCGTGGTAGGCCAGGCTCGGGACATGGCGACGAATATCATGCGGCAGTCCCGCTCCCCGCTGGCCGGTGCGCTGCGCGGCCTCGCACTCGGCCGTGTCGCGCTCGGCGCGGCCGCCCTCGCGGCGCCGCGGACACTGACCAGGGTGCTGGGTGTGCGTCCTACGCCCGAACTCGATTACCTGACGCGGATCTTCGGCGCCAGGGCGATCGCGCTCGGGCTCGGCTATCTGACCGCGCCGCAGGAGGAATTGCCGCGCTGGCAGCGGCTCGCTCTGATGGTGGACATTCTGGACACCACCCATGGGGGTGTGCGCGTCGCCCGCGGTGACGTCCCGCGCCCGGCCGCGATCGCCATGGTCGCGTTGACCGGCGGCTATATGCTCGTCGGCGCCACCAAGCTGGCCAGGGACCTGTGGTGAGCGCCCCTGGCACACTGGGGCGATGGCGACCGTTGTGGCATTCCACGCGCATCCGGACGACGAGACGCTGCTGACCGGAGGGACACTGGCCGAGCTGGCCGCCGCCGGGCATCGGACGGTGATAGTGGTGGCCACCGACGGCCACATGGCAGATCTGGATGGCCGGAAGGCCGTGCGGCTGTGCGAGTTGGAGACCAGCGCCGCCGCACTCGGCGTGACCAGGGTGGCGCACCTCGGTTATGCCGACAGCGGTCACGGCGCGGTGCTGTACGCGGACCCGCCGGATCGGGTGCGGTTCGTGCGGGCAGATCCCGAGCAGGCGGCCGAGCGGTTGGCCGCTATCCTGCGTGAGGAGAGTCCCGACGTCCTGCTCAGCTATGACCGCAACGGCGGCTACGGACACCGCGACCACGTTCGCGTGCACGAGGTCGGCAAGCGCGCGGCCGAACTGGCCGGGGTCCCGCGCGTCCTCGACGCCACCTTGCCCCGCGAAAGCTTCACACGCCTCGTACGTTCACTCGAACGATTGCGGTTCCCGTTGCGCTACGACCCGTCGGCCCTCGCCGCCCTGTACAGCCCACGCCTGGAAATCACCCATCGAATCGACGTCAGCGCTTCCACCGCCCAACGCAAAACCGCGCTGTCCGCCCACCGTTCGATCATCGAAGGCTCCAGCCGCTTCGCCACCATCGCAAAAACGCTACTGCGCATGCCCAACCCCGTTCTGGCCCGCGTCATGCGCTGGGAATGGTTCGCCGAGGAAGGCGCCGCCCCCACCTCCGGCACCCCGCTGGACGACATCTTCCAGCCCGCACATCGCTGAAACCCGACCGCTGCCAACGACCCAGCGCGGACAGTGCGCGGACCGAAGTCACCATTCGCCGGGCCTCGGGGCCTCTCGGGGCTGCCGGACACATACCCCGGGAGGGGTGCCACCGGCAGGTCGCCAGGATTGCCGGTGATGTACTGGTGAGTGTGGACGCCAAAGCGTTGGCGCGCGCCGAACGCGCCGACTTCGCCGATCTGATTGCCGTCCTGTCGGATGATCAGTGGCAAGCGCAGACTTCTCTCGCGGTGGACCGGGTCGCCGACGTCCGGGGTCTGATGTCGCGAGGACACTTCCACCCTTCGGTGGGCTTGGGTTGACCTAGTCGGGGTTCGCGGACAGCAG carries:
- a CDS encoding PIG-L deacetylase family protein, producing the protein MATVVAFHAHPDDETLLTGGTLAELAAAGHRTVIVVATDGHMADLDGRKAVRLCELETSAAALGVTRVAHLGYADSGHGAVLYADPPDRVRFVRADPEQAAERLAAILREESPDVLLSYDRNGGYGHRDHVRVHEVGKRAAELAGVPRVLDATLPRESFTRLVRSLERLRFPLRYDPSALAALYSPRLEITHRIDVSASTAQRKTALSAHRSIIEGSSRFATIAKTLLRMPNPVLARVMRWEWFAEEGAAPTSGTPLDDIFQPAHR